Proteins encoded within one genomic window of Brachybacterium muris:
- the rplQ gene encoding 50S ribosomal protein L17 gives MPAPTKGARLGGSPAHERMILANLATELFRHKAITTTESRAKRLRPYAERLVTFAKKGDLAARRRVMRTIRDKGVVYTLFEEIAPTFSERPGGYTRITKIGPRKGDNAPMAVIELVQEAYSPKQAVVKEAEGAAKNAVRTEDTKAEDTKVEEATASDETAGTTPSSDEPVEGAEGTASESEQK, from the coding sequence ATGCCTGCACCCACCAAGGGAGCGCGCCTCGGGGGTTCGCCCGCACACGAGCGGATGATCCTCGCCAACCTGGCCACCGAGCTGTTCCGCCACAAGGCCATCACCACCACCGAGTCCCGTGCCAAGCGCCTGCGCCCGTACGCGGAGCGCCTGGTGACCTTCGCCAAGAAGGGCGACCTGGCCGCCCGTCGTCGCGTGATGCGCACCATCCGCGACAAGGGCGTGGTGTACACCCTGTTCGAGGAGATCGCCCCGACCTTCTCCGAGCGTCCCGGTGGCTACACCCGCATCACCAAGATCGGCCCGCGCAAGGGCGACAACGCCCCCATGGCCGTGATCGAGCTGGTCCAGGAGGCTTACTCGCCCAAGCAGGCCGTGGTGAAGGAGGCCGAGGGCGCCGCCAAGAACGCCGTTCGCACCGAGGACACCAAGGCCGAGGACACCAAGGTCGAGGAGGCCACCGCCTCCGACGAGACCGCGGGCACCACCCCCTCCAGCGACGAGCCCGTCGAGGGCGCTGAGGGCACCGCCTCGGAGTCCGAGCAGAAGTGA